One bacterium genomic window carries:
- a CDS encoding UDP-glucose/GDP-mannose dehydrogenase family protein — MKVTVIGTGYVGLVTGTCLAESGNTVACVDTDPRKIEMLKKGIVPIYEPGLKEYLDRNVAQGRLSFTTDLYSVMDDSEVLMIAVGTPPGEDGSADLSYVLAVAEQIGKRLKSYKVIVNKSTVPVGSGDKVREAIARHTTAEFDVVSNPEFLKEGDAVNDFMKPDRIVIGVSSARAEELMKRLYAPFHRTGYRVVTMDVRSAEMTKYAANAMLATKITFMNEIANLCEECGADINHVRFGIGSDKRIGPHFLFAGIGYGGSCFPKDVSALIRIGHQYGHDLKILNAVDEVNHKQRVRLVDKVVKRFGEDLSGLKLAIWGLSFKPRTDDMREAPSIYTIELLHERGAKICVYDPQAMENARPILGAKAHFHDDYYSLLKDADALLICTEWQEFREPDFVRIKTLLKRPIIFDGRNLFEPAHMREIGFEYFGIGRN, encoded by the coding sequence ATGAAAGTTACTGTTATCGGGACCGGCTACGTCGGTCTTGTCACCGGTACTTGCCTGGCTGAGTCCGGCAATACCGTCGCGTGCGTTGATACAGACCCGCGCAAAATTGAAATGCTTAAAAAAGGCATCGTCCCCATCTATGAACCCGGCCTGAAGGAATATCTTGATCGCAATGTCGCCCAAGGTCGCCTGAGCTTCACCACCGATCTCTACTCGGTCATGGACGATTCTGAAGTACTTATGATTGCCGTCGGCACGCCGCCCGGAGAAGACGGCTCCGCCGACTTAAGCTACGTGCTCGCTGTCGCAGAGCAGATCGGTAAACGTTTGAAAAGTTACAAAGTCATCGTCAATAAGTCCACGGTGCCGGTTGGCTCTGGAGACAAGGTCCGCGAAGCCATTGCCAGGCACACGACCGCAGAGTTTGACGTGGTCTCAAACCCCGAGTTCCTCAAGGAAGGCGATGCGGTGAACGATTTCATGAAGCCCGACCGCATTGTCATCGGAGTTTCAAGCGCGCGAGCCGAAGAGCTGATGAAGCGGCTCTACGCGCCGTTTCACCGTACGGGTTACCGCGTCGTCACCATGGATGTCCGCTCCGCTGAAATGACCAAGTATGCCGCAAACGCAATGCTCGCCACCAAAATTACTTTCATGAATGAAATTGCGAACCTCTGCGAAGAATGCGGCGCGGACATCAACCATGTCCGGTTTGGCATCGGCAGTGACAAGCGCATCGGTCCGCACTTTCTTTTCGCCGGAATCGGGTATGGCGGCTCATGCTTCCCGAAGGATGTGTCCGCGCTGATACGCATCGGACATCAATACGGCCACGACCTGAAGATCCTGAACGCTGTTGACGAAGTGAACCACAAACAGCGAGTTCGATTGGTGGACAAAGTGGTGAAGCGCTTCGGTGAAGATCTCTCAGGACTAAAACTCGCAATCTGGGGACTTTCGTTCAAGCCCCGCACCGATGACATGCGCGAAGCTCCTTCCATTTATACCATCGAGCTGCTGCACGAGCGCGGCGCGAAAATCTGCGTCTATGACCCGCAGGCCATGGAGAATGCGCGGCCTATTCTGGGTGCTAAGGCGCACTTTCACGATGACTACTACTCGCTGCTGAAAGACGCGGACGCACTGCTTATCTGCACTGAGTGGCAGGAGTTCCGTGAACCGGACTTCGTCCGAATCAAAACTCTCCTTAAACGGCCGATAATTTTTGACGGGCGAAATCTCTTTGAACCCGCTCACATGCGCGAAATCGGCTTCGAGTATTTCGGCATTGGCCGCAACTAA
- a CDS encoding SIS domain-containing protein, translating into MSLDKATHIRSYFERLKAVLDSVKIEDVEKLISIFEDAFQRDAVVFVCGNGGSWSTASHWVCDFSKGASTSGKRRFRMFALGDNVPMLTAYGNDVSYNSIFAEPLRAYARPGDVVVLITASGNSPNILEAAVAARELKTTVVGLIGFGGGKLAAMTDHNVIVESREYGPVEDLHLVLDHIVSTYMKEFIAK; encoded by the coding sequence ATGAGTCTCGACAAAGCAACACATATTCGCTCATATTTCGAGAGGCTCAAGGCAGTCCTCGATTCCGTCAAGATTGAAGACGTCGAAAAACTCATTTCGATTTTTGAAGACGCATTTCAGCGTGATGCGGTCGTATTTGTTTGCGGAAACGGCGGGTCATGGAGCACCGCCTCCCATTGGGTGTGTGATTTCTCAAAAGGTGCGTCAACTTCCGGCAAAAGGCGTTTCCGCATGTTCGCTCTCGGAGATAACGTTCCCATGCTCACCGCGTATGGCAACGACGTTAGTTACAACTCCATTTTTGCAGAACCGCTCAGGGCGTACGCTCGCCCCGGAGACGTGGTCGTTCTCATTACCGCGTCGGGAAACTCGCCGAACATTCTGGAAGCCGCTGTCGCCGCCCGTGAACTTAAGACCACCGTCGTCGGTCTCATCGGTTTCGGCGGCGGGAAATTGGCCGCTATGACTGACCACAATGTCATTGTCGAATCGCGTGAATACGGCCCCGTTGAAGATTTACATCTCGTGCTGGATCACATTGTCAGCACTTACATGAAGGAGTTTATCGCGAAATAG